The proteins below are encoded in one region of Bacteroidota bacterium:
- the sprA gene encoding cell surface protein SprA — MNRILKYSLASVIIVGFWTILLAGKSSAINFSEISLYIPEDTTATGDSLSTDTLGPLPFPFEDESTYPVDNAEQNPALFLNRPSNIISTVEYDDEANEYVFSQKIGTLNYRYPSSMTMEEYQEYEQRIAINEYFRERAKSESLGHQSGLLPKLHIGGDVFDKIFGSNTINIQPQGSAELIFGININKNDNPMLPERQRRTTTFDFDEKIQMNVTGQIGDKMNIQTNYNTESTFDFENKMNLAYEGKEDEIIQKIEAGDVTLPLSGSLITGSQSLFGLKTELQFGKLRVTTVFSQQKGEASVIEVEGGAQLSDFEVYADEYEANKHFFLSQYFKDRYDIALSILPIIQSAVNINKIEIWVTNKSGNFQESRNIVGFLDLGEANSSGEGINEDGTNVFNNSFISLNSYQDYFPDNEVNDLYEKMTTDFSDVRDINNVSTLLGPLAYQYDFTGGQDYEKIENARKLSTSEYTFHPQLGYISLNSALNADEVLAVAYEYTASGQIFQVGEFSSEVSLDSSSSTPALFLKLLKGTYLSPTILVANKRKINPTWELVMKNIYAIGAYQVNQQDFQLHVMYQDDKTGTAVNYLSEGQQPPSGINGEILLNVLNLDNLNSNNDPQPDGVFDFVNGITINTSNGRIIFPVREPFGSHLRKQINDDAIADKYVFEELYDSTQSVARQIAEKNKFYLEGTYQSASSSEITLNALNVPQGSVKVTSGGMQLTEGQDYTVDYTMGRVKIINEGLLQSGTPIKISLESNSLFNIQSKTLVGTHLDYRVSNDFNLGATMLNLTERPLTSKVNIGDEPISNTIWGVDGTYRTDVPFITKAIDFLPLLETKEKSTVSVTGEFAHLIPGHSKALSKSGVSYIDDFEGSQTAIDIRTWAAWGLASTPQLQDDMFPEASLTDNLAYGYNRAKLGWYNIDPLFLRDEGVTPNHISNDDRSSHYVREIYEEEIFPNKENANGIPTSIAILNLAYYPEERGPYNYDVEPNEYSHGVSADGKLNEPDTRWAGIMRKITTNDFESANVEFIEFWMMDPFVEKADSNFVGGDLYFNLGNVSEDVLKDSRKSFENGLPTFDIQTAEDAELAYVDTTNWGRVPLVQSLVNAFDNDLQARQFQDVGLDGLRDEDETDFFADYIQSLAQVVDSNQNYSFFEDPSSDNYHYFRGTDYDNQEVGILDRYKKYNGLDGNSPTDDQSPEDYFTSGTITPDVEDINGDNTLSEAESYYQYRIPITRQNLQYDKKYITDEIEHTETLKNGQKSKVTWYQFKIPIYEPEQVIGSISDFKSIRFIRMFLKNFDQDIILRFATLDLVRGEWRKYNLSLKEGGENLMHPQPTDASFDVSAINIEENGSKTPVNYILPPGIDRVIDPTNPQLRQLNEQSIVLKVLDLADGDARAAYKNVTMDVRQYKRLQLEVHAEEINNYPLNDKELYVFIRLGSDYKQNYYEYEVPLVLTPPGNYDNDEYEDRLIVWPDENRIDLRFSLFQDVKQERNDKMRESNSTVQLTTPYYIMDGENKVTVTGNPNLSNVRTIMLGIRNPNDADNDDPHSGEIWLNELRLSEFDETGGWAANARVMTKLADLGTVTVAGSTSKPGFGSIEKKVSERQKEEMLQYDISSNLELGKFFPQKAGIRIPVYLGLSESVTNPQYNPLDPDIPLSAAINNAKTQEERDSIKHYSQDYTKRKSVNFTNVKVTKGGQSKPKVYDLSNWSLTYSYNELFSRNVNTEFSLRKDYHGAISYNYNTRPKNIQPFKKSKSKFLKSSAMRLIKDFNFYYLPQQMSFRTNLDRMYQETKLRNINSPNIIIPTTFQKDFSWNRMYDLKYDLSRTFKLDFSATNIARIDEPEGKIDKDDDDYEWKRDSIVQNLYDFGRTTNYRHSINANWNVPINKIPILNFMSANARYNATYDWTTGPIMPDSLNIDLGNTIKNSNTLQVTPQINFQNLYNKVKYLKEINKKYRKGKSRNNKTTKQKEKETELVVYEKKNVTFKSNVAKSFTHNLQTEDVEVRAYDAKGINIAGQQKVVSENRVTFKVMKDYENARVEIKGRKEVKPNILKLIVENTVNVMMGVRNVSVSYSQNSGTILPGYNPKTKFFGNESFNGKLAPGVGFILGQQDKDLAFTAQDNGWITADSTLNATFAMTNSQTITLRSSVEPVANMRIDITANRTFSENVNYLFNPTIGKYAYENQMVNGNFTMSVNTWGTAFQNSGDDYSTSAAFDDFKNYRITIAKRLAYDRADVDDSYDPSLTENGFPDGYGPTSQQVMIPAFLAAYTGQSPERISLDPFPSVLSLRPNWRINYDGLSRIEFLKKYFNTITVGHTYRSSYNIGSYSRNIDYVAEAGIDGLSFVRDQLQNNFIAENEINSVSINEQFSPLINFDMTWINSLTSKVEIKKTRNLTMSFSNNQLTEVKNNEIIIGGGYRIKDLTFRMGTLGGPKKEYKSDLTLRADLSIRTARTVLRKLVEDVDQLTSGQRVISIETTADYVLSDRFNVRFFINYSNTKPFVSLTYPQTNTKVGFSVRFTLAG; from the coding sequence TTGAATAGGATATTAAAATATAGTTTAGCAAGTGTAATTATAGTTGGTTTTTGGACCATATTGCTTGCTGGCAAATCTAGCGCAATCAATTTTTCTGAAATTTCTTTATATATTCCAGAAGATACAACAGCAACCGGCGATTCGCTTTCGACTGACACGCTCGGACCACTCCCTTTTCCTTTTGAAGACGAATCTACATATCCGGTTGATAATGCTGAACAAAACCCAGCATTGTTTTTGAACCGTCCTTCCAATATAATTTCTACAGTAGAATATGATGATGAAGCAAATGAATATGTTTTTTCACAAAAGATAGGAACACTAAATTATCGATACCCTTCGAGCATGACTATGGAGGAATATCAAGAATATGAACAAAGAATTGCAATTAACGAATATTTCAGAGAAAGAGCTAAATCAGAAAGTCTGGGGCATCAATCAGGACTTTTGCCAAAACTACACATCGGAGGCGATGTTTTCGATAAAATTTTTGGTAGCAATACAATAAATATCCAGCCACAAGGATCGGCCGAATTGATTTTTGGAATAAATATCAATAAAAACGACAATCCGATGCTTCCCGAAAGGCAAAGACGAACAACCACTTTCGATTTTGATGAGAAAATACAAATGAATGTTACTGGTCAGATTGGGGACAAAATGAATATTCAAACCAATTATAATACAGAATCGACATTCGATTTCGAAAATAAAATGAACTTAGCCTACGAAGGTAAAGAGGATGAGATAATTCAGAAAATTGAAGCAGGTGATGTAACTTTACCATTATCAGGCTCATTAATTACAGGTAGTCAAAGTTTATTTGGTTTGAAAACCGAACTTCAGTTTGGGAAACTCCGAGTAACAACAGTTTTTTCGCAGCAAAAAGGCGAAGCATCGGTTATCGAAGTTGAAGGAGGAGCACAACTTAGCGATTTTGAAGTTTATGCCGACGAATACGAAGCAAACAAACACTTTTTCTTATCGCAATATTTTAAGGACAGGTACGATATTGCACTTTCTATACTGCCAATAATTCAATCTGCCGTAAATATCAATAAAATTGAAATTTGGGTAACAAACAAATCCGGGAACTTTCAAGAATCAAGAAATATTGTAGGTTTCCTCGATCTGGGAGAGGCAAATAGTTCCGGTGAAGGAATAAATGAAGACGGAACAAATGTTTTCAACAATAGTTTTATTTCATTAAATTCATATCAAGACTATTTTCCTGACAATGAAGTAAATGACTTGTATGAAAAAATGACAACTGACTTTTCTGATGTTAGAGATATAAACAATGTATCCACACTATTAGGCCCATTGGCTTATCAATATGATTTTACGGGTGGTCAAGACTACGAAAAAATTGAAAATGCAAGAAAATTATCTACTTCAGAATATACATTCCACCCTCAATTGGGTTATATTTCTTTAAATTCTGCACTAAATGCCGATGAAGTTTTGGCTGTTGCTTACGAATATACTGCAAGCGGACAAATTTTTCAAGTAGGAGAATTTTCCAGCGAAGTATCGCTCGATAGTTCAAGCTCTACTCCAGCCCTATTTCTTAAACTGCTAAAAGGAACATATTTATCTCCAACAATTTTGGTTGCTAATAAAAGGAAAATTAATCCTACTTGGGAACTTGTTATGAAAAACATTTATGCAATTGGTGCATATCAAGTAAACCAACAAGATTTTCAACTTCATGTAATGTATCAGGATGATAAAACCGGTACAGCAGTAAATTATCTTTCCGAAGGGCAACAACCACCGAGTGGAATAAACGGAGAAATTCTACTAAACGTTCTGAATTTAGATAATCTGAACTCTAACAACGATCCTCAACCAGATGGAGTTTTCGATTTTGTAAACGGAATAACAATCAATACGTCAAATGGCAGAATAATTTTTCCGGTTAGGGAACCATTCGGGTCGCATTTGCGGAAACAAATTAATGATGATGCCATTGCAGACAAATATGTTTTTGAAGAATTATACGATTCAACACAAAGTGTAGCGCGACAAATTGCCGAAAAAAACAAATTCTATCTCGAAGGAACTTATCAGTCGGCTTCGAGCTCCGAAATTACACTAAATGCCTTAAATGTTCCGCAAGGTTCGGTAAAAGTAACTTCCGGAGGAATGCAACTAACAGAAGGACAGGACTATACTGTCGATTATACTATGGGTCGTGTAAAAATTATTAATGAGGGTTTGCTTCAGTCGGGAACCCCAATTAAAATTTCTCTCGAAAGCAATTCATTATTTAATATTCAGAGTAAAACATTAGTTGGGACTCATTTAGATTATAGAGTTTCAAACGATTTCAATCTCGGTGCAACAATGTTGAACTTGACTGAACGTCCACTCACATCGAAAGTAAACATTGGCGACGAACCAATCTCAAACACAATATGGGGTGTTGATGGCACATACAGAACCGATGTTCCTTTCATTACAAAAGCAATAGATTTTTTACCACTTCTCGAAACCAAGGAAAAATCAACTGTTTCTGTAACCGGAGAATTTGCTCATCTGATTCCTGGACATTCAAAAGCACTTAGCAAAAGCGGGGTTTCATACATCGACGATTTTGAAGGCAGCCAAACTGCAATTGACATTAGAACGTGGGCTGCATGGGGTTTAGCTAGCACTCCACAATTGCAAGACGACATGTTTCCTGAAGCAAGTCTTACCGACAATCTTGCCTATGGTTATAATCGAGCAAAATTAGGCTGGTATAATATCGATCCTTTATTTCTGCGAGACGAAGGTGTTACGCCAAATCATATATCAAACGACGACCGGTCAAGCCATTATGTTAGAGAAATATACGAAGAAGAGATTTTTCCGAATAAAGAAAACGCCAATGGAATTCCTACAAGTATAGCAATTTTAAACTTGGCTTATTATCCCGAAGAAAGAGGCCCATATAATTATGATGTAGAACCTAACGAATATTCTCATGGAGTTTCTGCCGATGGTAAACTTAATGAACCAGATACCCGCTGGGCTGGAATAATGCGAAAAATTACTACCAACGATTTTGAATCGGCAAATGTAGAATTCATCGAATTTTGGATGATGGACCCTTTTGTTGAAAAAGCAGATTCAAATTTTGTTGGAGGAGACCTATACTTCAATCTTGGAAATGTTTCCGAAGATGTTTTAAAAGATTCGAGAAAATCATTCGAAAACGGATTACCAACTTTCGATATTCAAACAGCCGAAGATGCAGAATTAGCCTATGTTGACACAACTAATTGGGGTAGAGTGCCATTAGTGCAATCTTTAGTGAATGCTTTCGACAACGATTTGCAAGCACGCCAGTTTCAAGATGTTGGACTCGATGGTTTAAGAGATGAGGATGAAACAGATTTTTTTGCAGACTATATACAATCTTTGGCACAGGTAGTTGACTCAAACCAAAATTATTCGTTTTTTGAAGATCCATCGAGCGACAATTATCACTATTTCAGAGGAACCGACTATGATAACCAAGAGGTTGGAATTCTTGATAGGTATAAAAAGTACAACGGACTGGACGGTAATTCTCCAACCGATGACCAATCTCCTGAGGATTATTTCACTTCCGGAACTATTACTCCAGATGTAGAAGACATAAATGGCGACAATACACTTAGCGAAGCCGAAAGCTACTATCAGTATCGTATTCCAATCACACGACAAAATTTGCAATACGACAAAAAATATATTACTGATGAAATTGAACATACGGAAACTTTAAAAAACGGTCAAAAATCGAAAGTAACATGGTATCAATTCAAAATACCAATTTACGAACCCGAGCAAGTGATAGGTTCAATTTCTGATTTTAAATCAATTCGATTTATAAGAATGTTTTTGAAAAACTTCGATCAAGATATTATACTACGTTTTGCAACCCTCGATTTAGTTAGAGGAGAATGGAGGAAATATAATTTATCGCTCAAAGAAGGTGGCGAAAACCTAATGCACCCTCAACCAACAGATGCAAGTTTCGACGTTTCTGCAATAAATATTGAAGAGAATGGTAGCAAAACTCCGGTAAACTATATTTTACCTCCCGGAATTGACAGAGTAATTGATCCAACAAATCCGCAATTGCGTCAATTGAATGAGCAATCAATTGTATTGAAAGTTTTAGACCTTGCCGATGGCGATGCAAGAGCAGCCTATAAAAATGTTACAATGGATGTTCGTCAGTATAAACGCCTACAACTTGAAGTACATGCCGAAGAAATTAATAATTATCCATTGAATGATAAGGAATTATATGTTTTTATTCGTTTAGGGTCTGACTACAAACAAAATTATTACGAATACGAAGTTCCTTTAGTTCTGACACCTCCAGGAAATTACGATAATGATGAATACGAAGACAGGCTTATAGTTTGGCCTGACGAAAACAGAATAGATTTGCGTTTTTCACTTTTTCAGGATGTAAAACAAGAACGGAACGATAAAATGCGAGAATCGAATTCAACGGTTCAACTCACAACTCCTTATTACATTATGGATGGCGAAAATAAGGTAACTGTAACAGGAAATCCTAATTTAAGCAATGTAAGAACAATTATGCTCGGTATTCGAAATCCGAACGATGCTGACAACGACGATCCACATTCCGGAGAAATTTGGCTTAATGAACTTCGCCTATCAGAATTCGACGAAACAGGTGGCTGGGCAGCAAATGCAAGAGTTATGACTAAACTTGCCGATCTTGGTACAGTTACAGTAGCTGGTAGCACAAGTAAACCCGGCTTCGGAAGTATTGAAAAGAAAGTAAGCGAACGCCAAAAAGAAGAGATGCTTCAATATGATATTTCTTCAAATTTAGAACTTGGGAAATTTTTCCCTCAAAAAGCAGGAATACGAATTCCGGTATATCTTGGATTATCAGAAAGTGTAACAAATCCTCAATATAATCCATTAGACCCGGATATTCCACTTTCAGCTGCAATAAATAATGCAAAAACACAAGAGGAAAGGGACTCAATAAAACATTATTCTCAAGACTATACTAAAAGAAAAAGTGTAAACTTTACAAATGTGAAGGTTACTAAAGGAGGACAATCAAAACCAAAAGTCTATGATTTATCCAATTGGTCGTTAACCTATTCCTACAACGAACTTTTCTCAAGAAATGTAAATACAGAATTTAGCTTAAGAAAAGATTATCATGGTGCAATTTCATATAATTACAATACGCGACCGAAAAATATTCAACCATTTAAAAAGTCAAAATCAAAATTCCTGAAGTCCTCTGCAATGAGGTTAATCAAAGATTTCAATTTCTATTATTTACCTCAACAAATGTCGTTCAGAACAAATTTGGACAGAATGTATCAGGAAACAAAACTTCGAAACATCAATAGCCCAAATATCATAATTCCTACAACATTTCAAAAAGATTTTTCATGGAACAGAATGTACGACCTAAAATATGACCTTTCAAGAACTTTCAAACTCGATTTTTCAGCAACAAATATTGCAAGGATAGACGAACCGGAAGGAAAGATTGACAAAGATGATGATGATTATGAATGGAAAAGAGACTCAATTGTTCAGAATTTATACGATTTTGGACGAACAACAAATTACCGACATTCGATAAATGCAAACTGGAATGTTCCAATCAATAAAATACCAATTTTAAATTTTATGTCGGCAAATGCACGCTACAATGCTACCTACGATTGGACAACCGGCCCAATTATGCCAGACTCATTGAATATCGATTTAGGGAATACTATAAAGAATTCGAATACTTTGCAAGTTACACCACAAATAAATTTTCAGAATTTATATAATAAGGTTAAGTATTTGAAAGAGATAAATAAAAAATATAGAAAAGGTAAAAGTAGGAATAACAAAACCACAAAACAAAAAGAAAAGGAAACAGAATTAGTAGTTTATGAAAAGAAAAACGTAACATTCAAATCTAATGTTGCAAAGTCTTTCACTCACAATCTTCAAACAGAAGATGTAGAAGTTCGAGCCTACGATGCAAAAGGCATCAACATTGCCGGACAGCAAAAAGTTGTTAGCGAAAATCGTGTAACTTTTAAGGTAATGAAAGATTACGAAAATGCACGTGTCGAAATAAAAGGGAGAAAAGAAGTAAAACCAAATATTTTGAAGTTGATTGTAGAAAACACCGTAAATGTAATGATGGGTGTAAGAAATGTTTCAGTATCATATTCACAAAATAGCGGAACAATTCTTCCGGGCTATAACCCAAAAACCAAATTTTTTGGCAACGAATCTTTCAATGGAAAATTAGCTCCAGGAGTTGGTTTTATTTTAGGACAACAAGATAAAGATTTGGCATTTACAGCACAAGACAATGGCTGGATTACTGCTGATTCTACGCTAAATGCTACTTTTGCAATGACAAATTCGCAAACCATCACCCTAAGAAGCTCAGTAGAGCCGGTTGCTAATATGAGAATCGATATCACTGCAAACCGCACTTTTTCCGAAAATGTTAACTATTTATTCAATCCTACCATTGGGAAATATGCATACGAAAACCAGATGGTTAATGGAAATTTCACTATGTCGGTAAACACTTGGGGAACTGCATTTCAAAACTCAGGCGATGATTATTCAACATCGGCAGCATTCGACGATTTCAAAAATTACCGTATAACAATAGCCAAACGTTTGGCTTACGACAGAGCAGACGTTGACGATTCGTACGATCCAAGCCTTACCGAAAATGGTTTCCCAGACGGATATGGTCCAACTTCCCAGCAAGTTATGATTCCTGCATTTTTGGCTGCATATACCGGACAAAGCCCTGAAAGAATATCTTTGGATCCGTTTCCTTCGGTATTATCATTACGCCCAAATTGGCGAATTAACTACGATGGGTTATCAAGAATTGAATTTCTGAAAAAATATTTTAACACCATTACTGTTGGTCACACCTACCGTTCTTCATACAATATTGGTTCATATTCCAGAAATATTGATTATGTTGCCGAAGCCGGTATAGATGGTTTGAGCTTTGTACGAGACCAACTTCAAAATAACTTCATTGCCGAAAACGAAATCAACTCAGTTTCTATCAATGAGCAATTTTCTCCTCTCATCAATTTCGACATGACATGGATAAATAGTTTAACTTCAAAAGTTGAAATTAAAAAAACTCGAAATCTGACCATGAGTTTTTCAAACAATCAACTTACTGAGGTGAAAAACAATGAAATAATTATTGGTGGTGGATATAGAATAAAGGATTTAACATTCAGAATGGGAACATTAGGTGGTCCTAAGAAAGAGTATAAAAGCGACCTAACTCTTCGAGCCGACTTATCAATTAGAACAGCCAGAACTGTTTTGCGTAAACTTGTAGAAGATGTAGATCAACTCACTTCAGGACAACGAGTAATTTCTATAGAAACGACCGCCGATTATGTTTTAAGCGACAGATTTAATGTTCGATTTTTTATAAATTATTCGAATACAAAACCTTTCGTTTCACTTACGTACCCCCAAACAAATACCAAAGTTGGTTTCAGTGTTAGGTTTACTTTGGCAGGATAA
- the gcvH gene encoding glycine cleavage system protein GcvH, which yields MNVPENLKFTKDHEWLRVEGENVYIGITEFAQGELGDIVFIEIETEGETLEQGETFGTIEAVKTVSDMFMPISGEVLEVNESLEDEPESVNKDPYGEGWMIKISLNDASELDSLLSAEQYKELIS from the coding sequence ATGAATGTTCCAGAAAATTTAAAATTTACAAAAGATCACGAGTGGCTGCGAGTTGAGGGCGAAAATGTATATATTGGAATTACCGAATTTGCTCAGGGAGAGCTTGGCGATATTGTATTTATCGAAATCGAAACCGAAGGCGAAACGCTCGAACAAGGCGAAACTTTCGGAACAATCGAAGCCGTAAAAACTGTTTCTGACATGTTTATGCCCATTTCAGGTGAAGTTCTTGAAGTAAATGAATCACTTGAAGACGAGCCTGAAAGTGTAAATAAAGATCCTTATGGAGAAGGCTGGATGATTAAAATTTCTTTGAACGATGCTTCAGAATTAGATTCTCTTCTTTCTGCCGAGCAATACAAAGAACTTATTTCATAA
- a CDS encoding YjbQ family protein — MQEVIKISTDKHNGLYDITEETKLIVKKSKIRNGIVNIYVQGATAAIMIQENWDYSVQNDVISLLRNLIPSGVWEHDAQDGNGDSHLKAGIIGPSETIPIINGNLGLSTWQNIFVCEFDGPRDSRNIVVTILAS, encoded by the coding sequence ATGCAGGAAGTAATAAAAATTAGTACAGACAAACATAATGGATTGTACGATATTACTGAAGAAACAAAGTTGATTGTAAAAAAAAGTAAAATTAGAAATGGAATTGTAAATATTTATGTTCAAGGAGCTACAGCAGCCATAATGATTCAGGAAAACTGGGATTATTCGGTTCAGAATGATGTAATTAGCCTTTTAAGAAATCTTATTCCGTCAGGAGTTTGGGAACACGATGCCCAAGACGGAAATGGCGACTCTCACCTTAAAGCCGGAATCATCGGGCCTAGCGAGACAATTCCAATCATCAACGGAAATCTAGGATTATCGACATGGCAAAATATTTTTGTTTGCGAATTCGATGGCCCAAGAGATAGTAGAAATATTGTTGTAACAATTTTAGCAAGCTGA
- a CDS encoding acetate--CoA ligase family protein, whose protein sequence is MVNKQLLFPDSIVVIGGSNDIKKPGGKVLKNLIEGKFKGDLYVTNPKETLVQGIVSYTDPFELPFVDLAIIAIAAKYILKTITLLAKQKNTKAFIILSAGFSEEGEEGKILEQKIVDIIDSVGGSLIGPNCIGALSPEYHGVFTSPIPKLDLNGCDFISGSGATACFIMETGIPKGLPFARVFSVGNSAQMGVEEILEYMDHTFDPHKSPRVKLLYLETITKPKLLLKHASSLIAKGCKIAAIKAGSSEAGSRAASSHTGALASSDEAVNALFRKAGIVRCEGRDELATVASVFLHKKFVGKNIAIISHAGGPAVMLTDVLSNGGLSIPHIENPASQELLEHLYPGSSVANPIDFLATGNAEQLGIIIDYVDNKFDEIDAMIVIFGTAGLTKVFDVYNVLNEKMKTSKKPIYPVLPSVHTAKEEIEEFLEYGRMFFADEALLGKAIVNIANTLPPQPSNIDIPKINKLSIRKIIDESDEGYLSPENVQKLIDACGIDRAEEVVTSTKKEAVEFFEKQNTPIVMKVVGPVHKSDVGGVILNVNSKKQVENEFDRMIKIEDTTAILLQPMLSGTELFVGAKFEENFGHQILCGLGGVFIEVLKDVSFGLSPISKDEANYMIKSLKSYKIIQGVRGQEPINEEKFIDVITRISALVEIAPEIAEMDINPLLGKLDKIVAVDARIRIEK, encoded by the coding sequence ATGGTAAACAAACAATTATTATTTCCTGATAGTATTGTAGTAATTGGAGGCTCAAACGATATAAAAAAGCCCGGCGGAAAAGTCCTGAAAAATCTTATTGAAGGAAAGTTTAAAGGTGATTTGTATGTTACAAATCCAAAAGAAACCTTAGTCCAAGGGATTGTAAGTTATACTGATCCATTCGAGTTACCATTTGTCGATTTAGCTATAATTGCAATTGCTGCAAAATATATTTTAAAAACAATTACTCTACTCGCAAAACAGAAAAATACCAAAGCATTTATTATTTTATCAGCAGGATTTAGCGAAGAAGGAGAGGAAGGAAAAATTCTTGAGCAAAAAATTGTTGACATAATTGACAGTGTTGGCGGTTCATTAATTGGACCTAATTGCATTGGTGCTCTGTCGCCTGAATATCATGGAGTTTTCACAAGTCCTATTCCAAAATTGGATTTGAATGGTTGCGATTTTATCTCCGGTTCAGGAGCTACAGCTTGTTTCATTATGGAAACAGGAATTCCAAAAGGATTACCTTTTGCACGAGTTTTTTCGGTAGGAAATTCAGCCCAGATGGGTGTTGAAGAAATATTGGAATATATGGATCATACTTTTGATCCTCACAAAAGCCCGCGAGTAAAACTGTTATATCTGGAAACTATTACGAAACCTAAATTACTCTTAAAGCATGCTAGCTCGCTTATTGCAAAAGGTTGCAAAATTGCAGCTATCAAGGCTGGAAGTTCCGAGGCTGGAAGTCGTGCAGCTTCCTCCCATACCGGAGCATTGGCAAGCTCTGATGAAGCAGTAAATGCTCTTTTCCGAAAAGCAGGAATTGTGAGATGCGAAGGTCGGGACGAATTAGCAACAGTTGCTTCAGTATTTTTACATAAAAAGTTTGTTGGGAAAAATATTGCTATAATTAGCCATGCTGGTGGACCTGCAGTTATGCTAACTGATGTTTTATCAAATGGTGGCTTGTCAATTCCTCATATTGAAAATCCTGCCAGCCAAGAGTTATTAGAACATCTTTACCCTGGTTCGTCGGTCGCCAATCCTATCGATTTCCTTGCAACAGGAAATGCAGAACAGTTAGGAATAATTATTGATTACGTTGATAACAAATTCGACGAAATTGATGCAATGATAGTGATTTTCGGCACTGCCGGACTTACAAAAGTTTTTGATGTCTATAATGTTTTGAATGAAAAAATGAAAACTTCAAAAAAACCTATTTATCCTGTTCTACCTTCGGTTCATACCGCAAAAGAAGAGATAGAAGAATTTCTCGAATATGGTAGAATGTTTTTTGCTGATGAAGCATTACTGGGAAAAGCAATTGTTAATATTGCAAATACTCTGCCACCACAACCTTCAAATATTGATATTCCAAAAATTAATAAACTTTCAATTCGAAAAATAATTGATGAGTCAGACGAAGGATATCTCTCACCTGAAAATGTCCAGAAATTAATAGATGCCTGCGGAATTGACAGAGCAGAAGAAGTAGTAACTTCAACAAAAAAAGAAGCTGTTGAGTTTTTTGAAAAACAAAACACTCCTATTGTAATGAAAGTTGTGGGACCAGTACATAAATCAGATGTTGGAGGAGTTATTCTAAATGTTAATTCTAAAAAACAAGTTGAAAATGAATTCGACAGAATGATAAAAATTGAAGATACAACAGCAATTTTACTTCAACCAATGCTAAGCGGTACAGAACTTTTCGTTGGAGCCAAATTTGAAGAGAATTTTGGACATCAAATACTCTGCGGACTTGGAGGTGTTTTTATTGAGGTGTTAAAAGATGTATCTTTTGGCTTGAGCCCAATTTCTAAAGATGAAGCAAATTATATGATAAAAAGCCTGAAAAGCTATAAAATAATACAAGGAGTGCGAGGGCAAGAACCTATTAATGAAGAGAAATTTATTGATGTAATTACTCGCATTTCTGCATTAGTGGAAATCGCACCTGAGATTGCTGAAATGGATATTAATCCTCTACTTGGAAAATTAGATAAAATTGTGGCTGTTGATGCTCGAATTAGAATTGAGAAATGA